The following coding sequences are from one Hippopotamus amphibius kiboko isolate mHipAmp2 chromosome 9, mHipAmp2.hap2, whole genome shotgun sequence window:
- the LRRC32 gene encoding transforming growth factor beta activator LRRC32 yields the protein MSHQILLLLAVLTLGLATSQHQDKVPCKKVDKEVSCQGLGLLQVPSALPRDIEVLDLSGNQLRNILASPLGFYTELHHLDLSANEISFLQPGIFQALPLLEHLNLAHNRLAVGTALSTGGLGPLPHLTSLDLSGNSLYSGLAERLLGEAPALRTLSLAENSLTRLGRHTFWGTPALERLDLHSNVLMDIEDGAFEALPHLAHLNLSRNSLTCISDFSLQQLRVLDLSCNSIEAFQTALEPWAEYQLAWLDLRENKLLHFPDLAALPRLIYLNVSNNLIRLPAGPPQGGEGIHAPSEGWSALPLSNPSRNASTQPLSKLLNLDLSYNEIELIPEGFLEHLTSLRFLNLSRNCLRAFEARRAGSLPCLALLDISHNALETLELGTRALGSLRTLLLQDNALRDLPPYTFTSLASLQRLNLQGNQVSPCGGPGEPGPSGCVAFSGISSLHILNLADNEMETLRAGAFLHTPLTELDLSANPGLDVATGALAGLEGSLEVLALQGNGLAVLQVDLPCFSCLKRLNLAENRLSRLPAWTQAVSLEVLDLRNNSFSLLPGSAMGGLETSLRRLYLQGNPLSCCGNGWLAAQLHQGRVDVDATQDLICRFGSQEEVSLSHVRPEDCEKGGLKNVNLIIILTFALVSAILLTTLATCCCVRRQKFNQQYKA from the exons ATGAGCCACCAGATCCTGTTACTTCTGGCCGTGCTGACCCTGGGCCTGGCTACCTCCCAACACCAAGACAAGGTGCCCTGTAAGAAG gtgGACAAGGAGGTCTCGTGCCAGGGCCTTGGCCTACTCCAGGTCCCCTCGGCGCTCCCACGGGACATCGAGGTCCTCGACCTATCTGGGAACCAGCTGCGGAACATCCTGGCCTCGCCCCTGGGCTTCTACACAGAGCTTCATCACCTGGACCTGAGCGCTAACGAGATCAGCTTCCTCCAGCCAGGTATCTTCCAGGCCCTGCCCCTCCTGGAGCACCTCAATCTGGCCCACAACCGCCTGGCAGTGGGCACGGCGCTGAGCACTGGGGGTCTGGGTCCCCTGCCACACCTGACGTCCCTGGACCTGTCTGGGAACAGCCTGTACAGTGGCCTGGCGGAGCGGCTGCTAGGGGAGGCACCCGCCCTGCGCACCCTCTCGCTGGCAGAGAACAGCCTGACGCGCCTGGGCCGCCACACCTTCTGGGGCACGCCTGCCCTCGAGCGGCTGGATCTGCACAGCAACGTGCTGATGGACATCGAGGACGGCGCCTTCGAGGCCCTGCCCCACCTGGCGCACCTCAACCTCTCCAGGAACTCCCTCACCTGCATCTCTGACTTCAGCCTCCAGCAGCTGCGGGTCCTGGACCTGAGCTGCAACAGTATCGAGGCCTTTCAGACGGCCCTGGAGCCCTGGGCCGAGTATCAGCTTGCCTGGCTCGACCTGCGGGAGAACAAACTGCTCCACTTCCCTGACCTGGCTGCACTCCCAAGACTCATTTACCTGAACGTGTCCAACAACCTCATCCGCCTCCCTGCTGGGCCGCCCCAGGGCGGCGAGGGCATCCACGCACCTTCCGAGGGCTGGTCAGCCTTGCCCCTCTCCAACCCCAGCCGCAATGCCAGCACCCAGCCCCTCTCCAAGCTCTTGAATCTGGATTTGAGCTATAATGAGATCGAGCTCATCCCCGAGGGCTTTCTTGAGCACCTGACCTCCCTGCGCTTCCTGAACCTCAGCCGGAACTGCTTGCGGGCCTTTGAGGCCCGTCGCGCgggctccctgccctgcctcgCGCTCCTGGACATCAGCCACAATGCACTGGAGACGCTGGAGCTGGGCACCAGGGCCCTGGGGTCTCTGCGGACACTGCTCCTACAGGACAACGCCCTGCGGGACCTGCCCCCGTACACCTTCACCAGCCTGGCCAGCCTGCAGAGGCTCAACCTGCAGGGGAACCAGGTCAGCCCCTGTGGGGGCCCAGGTGAGCCTGGACCCTCGGGCTGTGTGGCCTTCTCTGGCATCTCCTCCCTCCACATCCTGAACCTGGCGGACAATGAGATGGAGACGCTCCGGGCAGGCGCCTTCCTCCACACGCCACTGACGGAGCTGGACCTCTCCGCCAACCCTGGGCTGGATGTGGCCACAGGGGCCTTGGCGGGCCTGGAGGGCTCCCTGGAGGTCCTGGCCCTGCAGGGCAATGGGCTGGCTGTCCTGCAGGTGGACCTGCCCTGCTTCAGCTGCCTCAAGCGGCTCAATCTGGCCGAGAACCGCCTGAGCCGCCTACCTGCCTGGACGCAGGCTGTGTCCCTAGAGGTGCTGGACCTGAGGAACAACAGCTTCAGCCTCCTGCCAGGCAGTGCCATGGGTGGCCTGGAGACCAGCCTGCGGCGCCTCTACCTGCAGGGGAACCCCCTCAGCTGCTGCGGCAACGGCTGGCTGGCGGCCCAGCTGCACCAGGGCCGCGTGGACGTGGATGCCACCCAGGACCTGATCTGCCGTTTCGGCTCCCAGGAGGAGGTGTCCCTGAGTCACGTGCGTCCCGAGGACTGTGAGAAGGGGGGGCTCAAGAACGTCAACCTCATCATCATCCTCACCTTCGCACTGGTGTCTGCCATCCTCCTCACTACGCTGGCCACCTGCTGCTGTGTCCGCCGGCAGAAGTTCAACCAGCAGTACAAAGCCTAG
- the LOC130861205 gene encoding very-long-chain 3-oxoacyl-CoA reductase-like produces MERALPAAGFLYWVGAGTVAYLALRISYSLFTALRAWGLGHEARVGPGLGEWAVVTGSTDGIGKSYAEELARHGMKIVLISRLQDKLNQVSSEIMNNVGMSYVYPEYFLDVPDLDNTIKKLINVNILSVCKMTRLVLPGMVERSKGAILNISSASGMYPVPLLTLYSATKAFVDFFSQCLHEEYKSKGIFVQSVLPFYVATKLAKIRKPTLDKPSSETFVKSAIKTVGVQSRTNGYLIHSLMASVFSILPSWLYF; encoded by the coding sequence ATGGAGCGCGCTTTGCCTGCCGCCGGCTTCCTGTACTGGGTGGGCGCGGGCACCGTGGCCTACCTGGCCCTGCGCATCTCGTATTCGCTCTTCACGGCCCTTCGGGCCTGGGGGTTGGGTCACGAGGCGAGGGTCGGCCCGGGGCTCGGCGAATGGGCAGTTGTCACAGGTAGTACTGATGGAATTGGAAAATCATATGCAGAAGAGTTAGCAAGGCATGGAATGAAGATTGTCCTTATCAGCAGATTACAGGACAAACTGAACCAGGTTTCCAGTGAAATCATGAACAATGTGGGAATGTCATATGTGTATCCGGAATACTTTTTGGATGTTCCTGACTTGGACAATACCATCAAGAAACTGATCAATGTTAATATTCTTTCTGTTTGCAAGATGACACGGTTGGTACTGCCTGGCATGGTAGAAAGATCTAAAGGGGCAATTCTGAACATCTCCTCTGCCAGTGGCATGTACCCAGTTCCACTGTTGACCCTCTACTCTGCCACCAAGGCTTTTGTAGATTTCTTCTCTCAGTGCCTCCATGAGGAATATAAGAGCAAGGGCATCTTTGTGCAGAGTGTCCTGCCCTTCTACGTAGCTACAAAACTGGCTAAAATTCGAAAGCCAACTTTGGATAAGCCCTCTTCAGAGACGTTTGTGAAGTCTGCCATTAAAACCGTAGGCGTGCAATCCCGAACCAACGGATACCTGATCCATTCTCTTATGGCCTCAGTATTCTCAATCCTGCCTTCCTGgctgtatttttaa